A genomic segment from ANME-2 cluster archaeon encodes:
- a CDS encoding GIY-YIG nuclease family protein, giving the protein MNDPDITIPKGRGIYSLLLELKKDMCITVGALGKIKFPAGYYSYTGSARGGGGFSRIRRHLDVAAGRNPTRRWHIDYLLPHTIPRGVVLTHTDQDLECQISGTIGSHTKTIHRFGSSDCSCIGHLHLKRDIEKLVRIVTNAHDIKGLFKNFIPFNIHV; this is encoded by the coding sequence ATGAATGATCCGGATATTACCATACCCAAAGGCAGAGGTATCTATTCGCTGTTACTGGAACTAAAAAAAGATATGTGCATAACAGTAGGGGCACTGGGAAAGATCAAGTTCCCTGCCGGTTATTATTCATATACTGGCTCGGCAAGAGGTGGTGGCGGTTTTAGCAGGATCAGGCGGCACCTTGACGTGGCAGCCGGGCGTAACCCGACCAGGCGCTGGCATATAGACTACCTATTGCCGCATACCATACCAAGGGGCGTGGTGCTGACACACACTGACCAGGACCTGGAATGTCAAATATCGGGGACGATCGGGTCACATACTAAAACGATACACAGGTTCGGGAGTTCCGATTGCAGTTGCATCGGTCACCTGCACCTAAAAAGAGATATAGAAAAATTGGTACGCATTGTGACCAATGCACATGACATCAAGGGATTATTCAAAAACTTTATTCCATTTAACATTCATGTATGA